A region from the Anoplolepis gracilipes chromosome 2, ASM4749672v1, whole genome shotgun sequence genome encodes:
- the LOC140676066 gene encoding nuclear RNA export factor 1-like isoform X7, with product MYKIRRCPPEAYFYVDDYKTANTLLNCDRKITMVDGFKLRVRLKLEFPKLKINNKCMERLKQVMFKRYVQETNALDLSKFHQDSDLIGDYCCPLVHTSVLINLLGIMRQHIPTLEALNLESNNLCNIDILNKLTIFSKLKILHIGNNKIKNIRQINAIKDLKLEELKLTGNPVCDKYKSQNEYISDIRQRFPNLLRLDDIELAQPIVFDVIDFAKVPQSQRILFADIKAHQIACQFLHQYFTIFDNENRELLLNAYNELVYFSITITHSKELNRYLMNNRNLLRIYDKARRQKLLKYSRLSTVSFISNMPQTRHLFDTFTMDITLVTQTMMFITITGYFQELDNKEQPIRHFNRTFVIIPQGNGYCICNEQLHINQPSEAQLKQLNQQIKPKTPELLPIDTAKPIDLKLNDNMKEQMVVILSKQTNMNLEWSLKCLQDLQWNYHNALFAFQDLFKRGQIPSEAFTKVI from the exons atg TACAAGATCAGAAGATGTCCCCCTGAAGCTTACTTTTATGTCGATGATTACAAGACAGCAAACACATTGCTGAATTGTGATCGCAAAATTACAATGGTAGACGGCTTCAAACTACGTGTGAGACTAAAACTGGAATTTCCAAAACTCAAGattaataacaaatgtatGGAACGACTAAAACAAGTCATGTTCAAGAGATATGTGCAAGAAACAAATGCTTtggatttatcaaaatttcatcAAGATTCtg ATCTAATTGGTGATTATTGCTGTCCATTAGTCCACACTTCAGTGTTAATAAATCTGTTAGGAATCATGCGCCAACATATACCGACTTTGGAAGCTTTAAACTTAGAAAGCAATAATCTATGTAATATCGATATACTCAACAAgttaacaatattttcaaagttgAAAATTCTTCACATTGGGAATAATAAA ATAAAAAACATCCGTCAGATAAACGCTATTAAAGATCTAAAATTGGAAGAATTGAAATTGACTGGAAATCCCGTCTGTGACAAGTATAAATCTCAAAATGAATACATTAG CGACATCCGACAACGGTTTCCAAACCTGCTGCGTCTG GATGATATAGAATTAGCACAACCAATTGTATTTGATGTAATTGACTTTGCCAAAGTACCACAATCACAAAGAATACTTTTTGCTGATATAAAAGCGCATCAAATCGCATGTCAGTTTTTACATCagtattttactatatttgaTAACGAGAATCGCGAATTACTACTTAATGCATATAACGAACTGGTATATTTTAGTATAACCATTACTCATTCTAAGGA ATTAAATCGGTACCTCATGAATAACCGAAATTTACTTAGGATATATGACAAAGCCAgaagacaaaaattattaaagtacaGTAGATTATCAACAGTTTCTTTCATATCAAATATGCCACAAACAAGACATCTCTTCGATACCTTTACTATGGATATTACACTTGTTACA CAAACAATGATGTTTATTACGATAACAGGCTATTTCCAAGAGCTTGATAACAAGGAACAACCCATTCGCCATTTCAATCGaacatttgtaattattcCGCAAGGTAATGGATATTGTATTTGCAACGAACAATTGCACATAAATCAACCATCTGAGGCACAACTGAAGCAACTGAACCAACAGATCAAACCAAAGACACCAGAGCTGTTGCCCATTGATACAGCAAAGCCTATAGATCTGAAATTAAACGATAATATGAAAGAGCAAATGGTAGTGATATTGAGTAAGCAAACAAATATGAATCTGGAATGGAGTTTAAAGTGCTTACAAGACTTGCAGTGGAATTACCATAATGCACTTTTTGCATTTCAAGATCTCTTCAAACGCGGTCAAATACCATCAGAAGCGTTTACGAAAGTTATATGa
- the LOC140676066 gene encoding nuclear RNA export factor 1-like isoform X1 produces MYLHFFNKSRRFTRHINLLSPIFCIPLFISFMDEAINTGKMSTIKYNYHIGKNYQEFKNIQYKKFLDKLRAQERYNPLYRHRNFREIQIGSQGLIKENNWYKISIPFGNQYTKDYVLNSLLNYIAPEVFFPIMYKIRRCPPEAYFYVDDYKTANTLLNCDRKITMVDGFKLRVRLKLEFPKLKINNKCMERLKQVMFKRYVQETNALDLSKFHQDSDLIGDYCCPLVHTSVLINLLGIMRQHIPTLEALNLESNNLCNIDILNKLTIFSKLKILHIGNNKIKNIRQINAIKDLKLEELKLTGNPVCDKYKSQNEYISDIRQRFPNLLRLDDIELAQPIVFDVIDFAKVPQSQRILFADIKAHQIACQFLHQYFTIFDNENRELLLNAYNELVYFSITITHSKELNRYLMNNRNLLRIYDKARRQKLLKYSRLSTVSFISNMPQTRHLFDTFTMDITLVTQTMMFITITGYFQELDNKEQPIRHFNRTFVIIPQGNGYCICNEQLHINQPSEAQLKQLNQQIKPKTPELLPIDTAKPIDLKLNDNMKEQMVVILSKQTNMNLEWSLKCLQDLQWNYHNALFAFQDLFKRGQIPSEAFTKVI; encoded by the exons atgtatttacattttttcaacaaatctCGCAGATTTACTAGACATATTAATCTCCTGAGTCCAATCTTTTGTATTcctttatttatctcttttatggATGAAGCTATTAACACTGGGAAAATGAGTactataa agtacAATTATCatataggaaaaaattatcaagaatttaaaaatatacaatataaaaaatttttagacaaATTACGTGCTCAAGAAAGATACAATCCTCTATATAGACACAGGAACTTCAGAGAAATTCAAATTGGATCACAGGGTTTAATCAAAGAAAACAATTGGTATAAAATCAGT ATACCCTTTGGCAATCAATATACAAAAGATTATGTTTTAAACTCTCTATTAAACTATATAGCGCCTGAAGTATTCTTTCCAATAatg TACAAGATCAGAAGATGTCCCCCTGAAGCTTACTTTTATGTCGATGATTACAAGACAGCAAACACATTGCTGAATTGTGATCGCAAAATTACAATGGTAGACGGCTTCAAACTACGTGTGAGACTAAAACTGGAATTTCCAAAACTCAAGattaataacaaatgtatGGAACGACTAAAACAAGTCATGTTCAAGAGATATGTGCAAGAAACAAATGCTTtggatttatcaaaatttcatcAAGATTCtg ATCTAATTGGTGATTATTGCTGTCCATTAGTCCACACTTCAGTGTTAATAAATCTGTTAGGAATCATGCGCCAACATATACCGACTTTGGAAGCTTTAAACTTAGAAAGCAATAATCTATGTAATATCGATATACTCAACAAgttaacaatattttcaaagttgAAAATTCTTCACATTGGGAATAATAAA ATAAAAAACATCCGTCAGATAAACGCTATTAAAGATCTAAAATTGGAAGAATTGAAATTGACTGGAAATCCCGTCTGTGACAAGTATAAATCTCAAAATGAATACATTAG CGACATCCGACAACGGTTTCCAAACCTGCTGCGTCTG GATGATATAGAATTAGCACAACCAATTGTATTTGATGTAATTGACTTTGCCAAAGTACCACAATCACAAAGAATACTTTTTGCTGATATAAAAGCGCATCAAATCGCATGTCAGTTTTTACATCagtattttactatatttgaTAACGAGAATCGCGAATTACTACTTAATGCATATAACGAACTGGTATATTTTAGTATAACCATTACTCATTCTAAGGA ATTAAATCGGTACCTCATGAATAACCGAAATTTACTTAGGATATATGACAAAGCCAgaagacaaaaattattaaagtacaGTAGATTATCAACAGTTTCTTTCATATCAAATATGCCACAAACAAGACATCTCTTCGATACCTTTACTATGGATATTACACTTGTTACA CAAACAATGATGTTTATTACGATAACAGGCTATTTCCAAGAGCTTGATAACAAGGAACAACCCATTCGCCATTTCAATCGaacatttgtaattattcCGCAAGGTAATGGATATTGTATTTGCAACGAACAATTGCACATAAATCAACCATCTGAGGCACAACTGAAGCAACTGAACCAACAGATCAAACCAAAGACACCAGAGCTGTTGCCCATTGATACAGCAAAGCCTATAGATCTGAAATTAAACGATAATATGAAAGAGCAAATGGTAGTGATATTGAGTAAGCAAACAAATATGAATCTGGAATGGAGTTTAAAGTGCTTACAAGACTTGCAGTGGAATTACCATAATGCACTTTTTGCATTTCAAGATCTCTTCAAACGCGGTCAAATACCATCAGAAGCGTTTACGAAAGTTATATGa
- the LOC140676066 gene encoding nuclear RNA export factor 1-like isoform X4: MYLHFFNKSRRFTRHINLLSPIFCIPLFISFMDEAINTGKMSTINKLRAQERYNPLYRHRNFREIQIGSQGLIKENNWYKISIPFGNQYTKDYVLNSLLNYIAPEVFFPIMYKIRRCPPEAYFYVDDYKTANTLLNCDRKITMVDGFKLRVRLKLEFPKLKINNKCMERLKQVMFKRYVQETNALDLSKFHQDSDLIGDYCCPLVHTSVLINLLGIMRQHIPTLEALNLESNNLCNIDILNKLTIFSKLKILHIGNNKIKNIRQINAIKDLKLEELKLTGNPVCDKYKSQNEYISDIRQRFPNLLRLDDIELAQPIVFDVIDFAKVPQSQRILFADIKAHQIACQFLHQYFTIFDNENRELLLNAYNELVYFSITITHSKELNRYLMNNRNLLRIYDKARRQKLLKYSRLSTVSFISNMPQTRHLFDTFTMDITLVTQTMMFITITGYFQELDNKEQPIRHFNRTFVIIPQGNGYCICNEQLHINQPSEAQLKQLNQQIKPKTPELLPIDTAKPIDLKLNDNMKEQMVVILSKQTNMNLEWSLKCLQDLQWNYHNALFAFQDLFKRGQIPSEAFTKVI; this comes from the exons atgtatttacattttttcaacaaatctCGCAGATTTACTAGACATATTAATCTCCTGAGTCCAATCTTTTGTATTcctttatttatctcttttatggATGAAGCTATTAACACTGGGAAAATGAGTactataa acaaATTACGTGCTCAAGAAAGATACAATCCTCTATATAGACACAGGAACTTCAGAGAAATTCAAATTGGATCACAGGGTTTAATCAAAGAAAACAATTGGTATAAAATCAGT ATACCCTTTGGCAATCAATATACAAAAGATTATGTTTTAAACTCTCTATTAAACTATATAGCGCCTGAAGTATTCTTTCCAATAatg TACAAGATCAGAAGATGTCCCCCTGAAGCTTACTTTTATGTCGATGATTACAAGACAGCAAACACATTGCTGAATTGTGATCGCAAAATTACAATGGTAGACGGCTTCAAACTACGTGTGAGACTAAAACTGGAATTTCCAAAACTCAAGattaataacaaatgtatGGAACGACTAAAACAAGTCATGTTCAAGAGATATGTGCAAGAAACAAATGCTTtggatttatcaaaatttcatcAAGATTCtg ATCTAATTGGTGATTATTGCTGTCCATTAGTCCACACTTCAGTGTTAATAAATCTGTTAGGAATCATGCGCCAACATATACCGACTTTGGAAGCTTTAAACTTAGAAAGCAATAATCTATGTAATATCGATATACTCAACAAgttaacaatattttcaaagttgAAAATTCTTCACATTGGGAATAATAAA ATAAAAAACATCCGTCAGATAAACGCTATTAAAGATCTAAAATTGGAAGAATTGAAATTGACTGGAAATCCCGTCTGTGACAAGTATAAATCTCAAAATGAATACATTAG CGACATCCGACAACGGTTTCCAAACCTGCTGCGTCTG GATGATATAGAATTAGCACAACCAATTGTATTTGATGTAATTGACTTTGCCAAAGTACCACAATCACAAAGAATACTTTTTGCTGATATAAAAGCGCATCAAATCGCATGTCAGTTTTTACATCagtattttactatatttgaTAACGAGAATCGCGAATTACTACTTAATGCATATAACGAACTGGTATATTTTAGTATAACCATTACTCATTCTAAGGA ATTAAATCGGTACCTCATGAATAACCGAAATTTACTTAGGATATATGACAAAGCCAgaagacaaaaattattaaagtacaGTAGATTATCAACAGTTTCTTTCATATCAAATATGCCACAAACAAGACATCTCTTCGATACCTTTACTATGGATATTACACTTGTTACA CAAACAATGATGTTTATTACGATAACAGGCTATTTCCAAGAGCTTGATAACAAGGAACAACCCATTCGCCATTTCAATCGaacatttgtaattattcCGCAAGGTAATGGATATTGTATTTGCAACGAACAATTGCACATAAATCAACCATCTGAGGCACAACTGAAGCAACTGAACCAACAGATCAAACCAAAGACACCAGAGCTGTTGCCCATTGATACAGCAAAGCCTATAGATCTGAAATTAAACGATAATATGAAAGAGCAAATGGTAGTGATATTGAGTAAGCAAACAAATATGAATCTGGAATGGAGTTTAAAGTGCTTACAAGACTTGCAGTGGAATTACCATAATGCACTTTTTGCATTTCAAGATCTCTTCAAACGCGGTCAAATACCATCAGAAGCGTTTACGAAAGTTATATGa
- the LOC140676066 gene encoding nuclear RNA export factor 1-like isoform X5 — protein MDEAINTGKMSTIKYNYHIGKNYQEFKNIQYKKFLDKLRAQERYNPLYRHRNFREIQIGSQGLIKENNWYKISIPFGNQYTKDYVLNSLLNYIAPEVFFPIMYKIRRCPPEAYFYVDDYKTANTLLNCDRKITMVDGFKLRVRLKLEFPKLKINNKCMERLKQVMFKRYVQETNALDLSKFHQDSDLIGDYCCPLVHTSVLINLLGIMRQHIPTLEALNLESNNLCNIDILNKLTIFSKLKILHIGNNKIKNIRQINAIKDLKLEELKLTGNPVCDKYKSQNEYISDIRQRFPNLLRLDDIELAQPIVFDVIDFAKVPQSQRILFADIKAHQIACQFLHQYFTIFDNENRELLLNAYNELVYFSITITHSKELNRYLMNNRNLLRIYDKARRQKLLKYSRLSTVSFISNMPQTRHLFDTFTMDITLVTQTMMFITITGYFQELDNKEQPIRHFNRTFVIIPQGNGYCICNEQLHINQPSEAQLKQLNQQIKPKTPELLPIDTAKPIDLKLNDNMKEQMVVILSKQTNMNLEWSLKCLQDLQWNYHNALFAFQDLFKRGQIPSEAFTKVI, from the exons atggATGAAGCTATTAACACTGGGAAAATGAGTactataa agtacAATTATCatataggaaaaaattatcaagaatttaaaaatatacaatataaaaaatttttagacaaATTACGTGCTCAAGAAAGATACAATCCTCTATATAGACACAGGAACTTCAGAGAAATTCAAATTGGATCACAGGGTTTAATCAAAGAAAACAATTGGTATAAAATCAGT ATACCCTTTGGCAATCAATATACAAAAGATTATGTTTTAAACTCTCTATTAAACTATATAGCGCCTGAAGTATTCTTTCCAATAatg TACAAGATCAGAAGATGTCCCCCTGAAGCTTACTTTTATGTCGATGATTACAAGACAGCAAACACATTGCTGAATTGTGATCGCAAAATTACAATGGTAGACGGCTTCAAACTACGTGTGAGACTAAAACTGGAATTTCCAAAACTCAAGattaataacaaatgtatGGAACGACTAAAACAAGTCATGTTCAAGAGATATGTGCAAGAAACAAATGCTTtggatttatcaaaatttcatcAAGATTCtg ATCTAATTGGTGATTATTGCTGTCCATTAGTCCACACTTCAGTGTTAATAAATCTGTTAGGAATCATGCGCCAACATATACCGACTTTGGAAGCTTTAAACTTAGAAAGCAATAATCTATGTAATATCGATATACTCAACAAgttaacaatattttcaaagttgAAAATTCTTCACATTGGGAATAATAAA ATAAAAAACATCCGTCAGATAAACGCTATTAAAGATCTAAAATTGGAAGAATTGAAATTGACTGGAAATCCCGTCTGTGACAAGTATAAATCTCAAAATGAATACATTAG CGACATCCGACAACGGTTTCCAAACCTGCTGCGTCTG GATGATATAGAATTAGCACAACCAATTGTATTTGATGTAATTGACTTTGCCAAAGTACCACAATCACAAAGAATACTTTTTGCTGATATAAAAGCGCATCAAATCGCATGTCAGTTTTTACATCagtattttactatatttgaTAACGAGAATCGCGAATTACTACTTAATGCATATAACGAACTGGTATATTTTAGTATAACCATTACTCATTCTAAGGA ATTAAATCGGTACCTCATGAATAACCGAAATTTACTTAGGATATATGACAAAGCCAgaagacaaaaattattaaagtacaGTAGATTATCAACAGTTTCTTTCATATCAAATATGCCACAAACAAGACATCTCTTCGATACCTTTACTATGGATATTACACTTGTTACA CAAACAATGATGTTTATTACGATAACAGGCTATTTCCAAGAGCTTGATAACAAGGAACAACCCATTCGCCATTTCAATCGaacatttgtaattattcCGCAAGGTAATGGATATTGTATTTGCAACGAACAATTGCACATAAATCAACCATCTGAGGCACAACTGAAGCAACTGAACCAACAGATCAAACCAAAGACACCAGAGCTGTTGCCCATTGATACAGCAAAGCCTATAGATCTGAAATTAAACGATAATATGAAAGAGCAAATGGTAGTGATATTGAGTAAGCAAACAAATATGAATCTGGAATGGAGTTTAAAGTGCTTACAAGACTTGCAGTGGAATTACCATAATGCACTTTTTGCATTTCAAGATCTCTTCAAACGCGGTCAAATACCATCAGAAGCGTTTACGAAAGTTATATGa
- the LOC140676066 gene encoding nuclear RNA export factor 1-like isoform X2, which translates to MYLHFFNKSRRFTRHINLLSPIFCIPLFISFMDEAINTGKMKYNYHIGKNYQEFKNIQYKKFLDKLRAQERYNPLYRHRNFREIQIGSQGLIKENNWYKISIPFGNQYTKDYVLNSLLNYIAPEVFFPIMYKIRRCPPEAYFYVDDYKTANTLLNCDRKITMVDGFKLRVRLKLEFPKLKINNKCMERLKQVMFKRYVQETNALDLSKFHQDSDLIGDYCCPLVHTSVLINLLGIMRQHIPTLEALNLESNNLCNIDILNKLTIFSKLKILHIGNNKIKNIRQINAIKDLKLEELKLTGNPVCDKYKSQNEYISDIRQRFPNLLRLDDIELAQPIVFDVIDFAKVPQSQRILFADIKAHQIACQFLHQYFTIFDNENRELLLNAYNELVYFSITITHSKELNRYLMNNRNLLRIYDKARRQKLLKYSRLSTVSFISNMPQTRHLFDTFTMDITLVTQTMMFITITGYFQELDNKEQPIRHFNRTFVIIPQGNGYCICNEQLHINQPSEAQLKQLNQQIKPKTPELLPIDTAKPIDLKLNDNMKEQMVVILSKQTNMNLEWSLKCLQDLQWNYHNALFAFQDLFKRGQIPSEAFTKVI; encoded by the exons atgtatttacattttttcaacaaatctCGCAGATTTACTAGACATATTAATCTCCTGAGTCCAATCTTTTGTATTcctttatttatctcttttatggATGAAGCTATTAACACTGGGAAAATGA agtacAATTATCatataggaaaaaattatcaagaatttaaaaatatacaatataaaaaatttttagacaaATTACGTGCTCAAGAAAGATACAATCCTCTATATAGACACAGGAACTTCAGAGAAATTCAAATTGGATCACAGGGTTTAATCAAAGAAAACAATTGGTATAAAATCAGT ATACCCTTTGGCAATCAATATACAAAAGATTATGTTTTAAACTCTCTATTAAACTATATAGCGCCTGAAGTATTCTTTCCAATAatg TACAAGATCAGAAGATGTCCCCCTGAAGCTTACTTTTATGTCGATGATTACAAGACAGCAAACACATTGCTGAATTGTGATCGCAAAATTACAATGGTAGACGGCTTCAAACTACGTGTGAGACTAAAACTGGAATTTCCAAAACTCAAGattaataacaaatgtatGGAACGACTAAAACAAGTCATGTTCAAGAGATATGTGCAAGAAACAAATGCTTtggatttatcaaaatttcatcAAGATTCtg ATCTAATTGGTGATTATTGCTGTCCATTAGTCCACACTTCAGTGTTAATAAATCTGTTAGGAATCATGCGCCAACATATACCGACTTTGGAAGCTTTAAACTTAGAAAGCAATAATCTATGTAATATCGATATACTCAACAAgttaacaatattttcaaagttgAAAATTCTTCACATTGGGAATAATAAA ATAAAAAACATCCGTCAGATAAACGCTATTAAAGATCTAAAATTGGAAGAATTGAAATTGACTGGAAATCCCGTCTGTGACAAGTATAAATCTCAAAATGAATACATTAG CGACATCCGACAACGGTTTCCAAACCTGCTGCGTCTG GATGATATAGAATTAGCACAACCAATTGTATTTGATGTAATTGACTTTGCCAAAGTACCACAATCACAAAGAATACTTTTTGCTGATATAAAAGCGCATCAAATCGCATGTCAGTTTTTACATCagtattttactatatttgaTAACGAGAATCGCGAATTACTACTTAATGCATATAACGAACTGGTATATTTTAGTATAACCATTACTCATTCTAAGGA ATTAAATCGGTACCTCATGAATAACCGAAATTTACTTAGGATATATGACAAAGCCAgaagacaaaaattattaaagtacaGTAGATTATCAACAGTTTCTTTCATATCAAATATGCCACAAACAAGACATCTCTTCGATACCTTTACTATGGATATTACACTTGTTACA CAAACAATGATGTTTATTACGATAACAGGCTATTTCCAAGAGCTTGATAACAAGGAACAACCCATTCGCCATTTCAATCGaacatttgtaattattcCGCAAGGTAATGGATATTGTATTTGCAACGAACAATTGCACATAAATCAACCATCTGAGGCACAACTGAAGCAACTGAACCAACAGATCAAACCAAAGACACCAGAGCTGTTGCCCATTGATACAGCAAAGCCTATAGATCTGAAATTAAACGATAATATGAAAGAGCAAATGGTAGTGATATTGAGTAAGCAAACAAATATGAATCTGGAATGGAGTTTAAAGTGCTTACAAGACTTGCAGTGGAATTACCATAATGCACTTTTTGCATTTCAAGATCTCTTCAAACGCGGTCAAATACCATCAGAAGCGTTTACGAAAGTTATATGa
- the LOC140676066 gene encoding nuclear RNA export factor 1-like isoform X6 codes for MSKKLNKSWTIHSSFAPFKHKLIDKLRAQERYNPLYRHRNFREIQIGSQGLIKENNWYKISIPFGNQYTKDYVLNSLLNYIAPEVFFPIMYKIRRCPPEAYFYVDDYKTANTLLNCDRKITMVDGFKLRVRLKLEFPKLKINNKCMERLKQVMFKRYVQETNALDLSKFHQDSDLIGDYCCPLVHTSVLINLLGIMRQHIPTLEALNLESNNLCNIDILNKLTIFSKLKILHIGNNKIKNIRQINAIKDLKLEELKLTGNPVCDKYKSQNEYISDIRQRFPNLLRLDDIELAQPIVFDVIDFAKVPQSQRILFADIKAHQIACQFLHQYFTIFDNENRELLLNAYNELVYFSITITHSKELNRYLMNNRNLLRIYDKARRQKLLKYSRLSTVSFISNMPQTRHLFDTFTMDITLVTQTMMFITITGYFQELDNKEQPIRHFNRTFVIIPQGNGYCICNEQLHINQPSEAQLKQLNQQIKPKTPELLPIDTAKPIDLKLNDNMKEQMVVILSKQTNMNLEWSLKCLQDLQWNYHNALFAFQDLFKRGQIPSEAFTKVI; via the exons atgtcgaaaaaattgaataaatccTGGACTATTCACAGCAGTTTTGCTCCTTTTAAGCATAAGTTAATCG acaaATTACGTGCTCAAGAAAGATACAATCCTCTATATAGACACAGGAACTTCAGAGAAATTCAAATTGGATCACAGGGTTTAATCAAAGAAAACAATTGGTATAAAATCAGT ATACCCTTTGGCAATCAATATACAAAAGATTATGTTTTAAACTCTCTATTAAACTATATAGCGCCTGAAGTATTCTTTCCAATAatg TACAAGATCAGAAGATGTCCCCCTGAAGCTTACTTTTATGTCGATGATTACAAGACAGCAAACACATTGCTGAATTGTGATCGCAAAATTACAATGGTAGACGGCTTCAAACTACGTGTGAGACTAAAACTGGAATTTCCAAAACTCAAGattaataacaaatgtatGGAACGACTAAAACAAGTCATGTTCAAGAGATATGTGCAAGAAACAAATGCTTtggatttatcaaaatttcatcAAGATTCtg ATCTAATTGGTGATTATTGCTGTCCATTAGTCCACACTTCAGTGTTAATAAATCTGTTAGGAATCATGCGCCAACATATACCGACTTTGGAAGCTTTAAACTTAGAAAGCAATAATCTATGTAATATCGATATACTCAACAAgttaacaatattttcaaagttgAAAATTCTTCACATTGGGAATAATAAA ATAAAAAACATCCGTCAGATAAACGCTATTAAAGATCTAAAATTGGAAGAATTGAAATTGACTGGAAATCCCGTCTGTGACAAGTATAAATCTCAAAATGAATACATTAG CGACATCCGACAACGGTTTCCAAACCTGCTGCGTCTG GATGATATAGAATTAGCACAACCAATTGTATTTGATGTAATTGACTTTGCCAAAGTACCACAATCACAAAGAATACTTTTTGCTGATATAAAAGCGCATCAAATCGCATGTCAGTTTTTACATCagtattttactatatttgaTAACGAGAATCGCGAATTACTACTTAATGCATATAACGAACTGGTATATTTTAGTATAACCATTACTCATTCTAAGGA ATTAAATCGGTACCTCATGAATAACCGAAATTTACTTAGGATATATGACAAAGCCAgaagacaaaaattattaaagtacaGTAGATTATCAACAGTTTCTTTCATATCAAATATGCCACAAACAAGACATCTCTTCGATACCTTTACTATGGATATTACACTTGTTACA CAAACAATGATGTTTATTACGATAACAGGCTATTTCCAAGAGCTTGATAACAAGGAACAACCCATTCGCCATTTCAATCGaacatttgtaattattcCGCAAGGTAATGGATATTGTATTTGCAACGAACAATTGCACATAAATCAACCATCTGAGGCACAACTGAAGCAACTGAACCAACAGATCAAACCAAAGACACCAGAGCTGTTGCCCATTGATACAGCAAAGCCTATAGATCTGAAATTAAACGATAATATGAAAGAGCAAATGGTAGTGATATTGAGTAAGCAAACAAATATGAATCTGGAATGGAGTTTAAAGTGCTTACAAGACTTGCAGTGGAATTACCATAATGCACTTTTTGCATTTCAAGATCTCTTCAAACGCGGTCAAATACCATCAGAAGCGTTTACGAAAGTTATATGa